The genomic stretch TGGGAAGCGCCCACGTGGACCACTCTATGAATAATTGATCCCCCTTgactagaggtggccggttccggttcctaaaggTGGAAAATTCAAGGTACCATATGTGCTCTTTGCACTcaagctcctttttttttttttttaaaaaaagggggcacGACATCATGGTACATTGTTACCCTTGACGTTCGCAAGAAAATTCAAGGTACCATATGTGATTTTGCCCATGTCCCGACATCATGGTACACGTGtgctgatgtttttttttttttcatttactttcttttggattttctGCACGAATTTGGGCCCTTTTGAGTATAATTTCGAGATCTCGTGGCGTGCGGAGGCGTGgtagaaaaagtttggggtaaatatgtcacagtggacataatttaagatttttgatggtTTTTTCCTTGAACTTATATTGGTGCTATTTTCTCGTAGATTAGGCATCTGGTTGTGGCCCTTTTGGGCATCGCTATGCACTATCGTTGGTGCTGAACAGTCGAGGATAGATTTCCTTGGACCCCTTATCTCTTTGATGGTGATGAATTGAGAATGAGGGTTGATCGATTGCGACTTCTCTTTAGgcttacaaaaaaataattcagcATAATGTTTTGCTCAGAAGAAAGTTTCTATTAATTTTGATCTTTCGAGTAATGTTCTATGCAAAATAATAAGTAAGAAATGAATCAAAAGTGAAAGTTAAAAGTAGAAGGGAAAATTATAAGATTGGCCCATGAACTTTAGCTAAATGTACAAcgttaaaatattaaaatttgttcaatgaattatatgaaaatatctaaTGTTATCATTGGTTCAAGTTCTGGAGCAACgttgaatatttttcatataattaaggaattaaattgaacatgtaccaaaatttgAGAGACTACATTGAActaattaaaatttcagggatgaCATCACACATTAGATGAAAGTTCGATgatcatttatttaatttttttccaagatAAAAAGTCCTCCAAATACCTCTCCAATCCAAATTACTCCTTTGAGTCAATTATTTAAATAAGATATGTTGGagtttatttgattatttattgCCTCGCTTCTCCCGATAAGTTTTTAGGGCTTGGTTTAATCCATTTCTACTTTGAAAGTAATTGAAGGTTATTTTCTTATTGAGGGCGCTAAACAGACCCTCTCAATCGATAAGTTTTGGCACGTGTAGTATACTTTTAGCCCATGAAACTCCCATGCCTCTCCAGTTTAGGGTTGCACTGCGAAGTCATCAAGCACTAGGACTCTTTTTCACTGTCTGAGACATGGGAAGCCCTCTGCTGTGCTGTGTGCACTCATGGTTTCTAATTCATTTCCAACTCTATAGTACTTTTCGAGCAAAGGGTAGATGCTTAAGTTGTTTCGCAATCTATGCCCAGAAAGACAAAGCTGTTTGAGCAATTTAACTGGGAACAGACTAGGGCTAGAGAGTGCATCCAAGCAAAGGGCAGAGTGAACGTGGTGTGGATGCACAACTACAGGAGGATGAACGCTTTGAGGGAACCATACATCTCAAGGAGGATGATCATCAAGCGCAGTGTATGATTTCTacaggtaaaaagaaaaatgtatacAGTCTTGCTTTATTGGCAGGTATTCCACAAATGTCTGTAATAAGCTACAAATTTAAGATCTACCATATTACTCTTTCTTAAAGAGGTCAATAGTCATGACACTCTCTCTACTGCACGGGAAATGTACATAAGATCCCACGATTTAATCACTTTCATCCAGAATCGCAGATCAACGCAAGATTgacccctttttctttcttcacaatCACATGGTTTTGGCTCCGTCTTCCCCGGAGACTAGCTTCTCTAAACGGCTTATCAACAAATCGAAATCGTCGTCGCTCCTGATGAGGCTGAGCCTCGTGTATCGATCGTCGTCATGGAACACGCTCCCTCCTCTACCGAGGATTTTGGCCGCATTTAGGATCTCAAGGCAGTTCCTATCTTCCTCCCTCTCACATTTCACCCATGCATAAGCTGCCATAAATGCTCGAGTTAAACTTGTGAAAAAGAATatagcttgaaaaaaaaaaaaaaagagagactgAACTCACATCGATACTCCTAGGAATTTGGGTAAAGTGCAAGGATATAAGTCAGGCTGGTGGTCTTACAGTAATGCTGATGCATAACATAAGAACGATTTTCTTCTAAATCCATGTCAATATGATCGCAGAGGGCATTACTAAGCCATTCTTCAGTCAAAAGCTGATAGAAAGTGCATTATTTTGAAAAGAATGATTCTGGCAAGTCCTCATATGTTTATATCAATCTGTTGTCATATCACCTTCACTCCTACATCTTCCCATTTTCTAGAAGATCCGGACTCGATCCGGTTTAGTATCAAGgtgattctctttcttttcctatatATATGGGTCTGTGCAGCATTTCCAAGATATCAGTATGATCAATTAATGGGACTTGTCCTGACAGTTATGAATAAGTTCCAGGATTGTGGCAAAACCTCACCTGGAGTTGGATCCCTGACTTTCTGGAAGAAGGTACAGTTTTCAGGTGGGATTTTCTGGAGAGAGAATCTTTTCGACATGGACAGTGCCTTCCTCAGTCTCTCCCAACGTTTGGTCATTGTCTTGTATCCAAACTCGAATATTTCCCTCCCTCCATCTTCGATGAGCACTTTCAGAAGCTTCAGAGCTCTTAACTGAGTGTCCCTCGACACGCCTATCGTGTTCAATTCGAGGTACATGTACATCCTCTGGTACACCTCTTCATTCCTTACGAATGCCCATCTGTTTTTAGCCAAAGTTAACAAATGAAACAAGTGATCTGCCACTGGGTAAGCTAGAAGGTTTTACTTAGAGCTGTGATACAGTCAGCTAATTGATCAGCAACATCAAAGTACCATTTGAACCGTGAATATATAGCAGGAAACATTAGAATCTGagcaaaaaaagttaaaagggTTTTGATATATTTACCCGAATCTGCTACCGGCATGACCAGTGAGCTTAGAGATGGTGAAGATGGTGAGGTCCTCATCTGCTGGGGAAGGAATCCCTGTGAAATGTGGCCAGTAATAAGCACGGTCGTAAATAGTTTTGACATTAGGGCCATGGAGAACGGCCTCATTCAACTGTCCATCGGGATTGTTCGGTGCAGTCACGAACTCGATGATGTCTCTGGTGGTGTTGGTCGCGTTGTTCCACCGGGCCGTGTCTCCCTGAAAGCTGCAGCCTGCCGAGTCGAAGAACTCTGTTTGCATTTGATAAAGCTgcgaagaaggggaaaaaaaaaacagtgataCCCAAAAGGCGAAATTACGTCGAAATTGAGCAAAAGGATGGTGCAGGATGAATCACAACAAGCTCACAAAAGGGAAAATGCTAACCGCATAGTAGGGAATGGAGGCCACAACTGAAGCAGGAAGTGAAGAGTTGCCAGGAGAGAGAGCATGGACAGCAGCAGCGAGGAGTTGGGTAGAGCCACCACCAAACAAGATGTGTTTGCCGTCTGTGATGGCATTCCCAACCAGGGAGTGGAGCTTCCTGAGGAGAGACTCAAGCTCTTTGGACAAGGTGGTCTGGTCACTGAAGGAGTAGCTCATCCTGTGCCACCCCGCCACCACTACTGCACTGCTCTCTGCATGCTGCTTCCAGAATGGCTCCAAGAACAATGGATCTCCCCTGcaaccaaacaaaaacaaaaaggaatgaAATTTATGGACTGAATTAAGGAATTCTCGAAAGAGTGGTAAACGCCGCTCCTTGTTCTAAAACCTCAAACTGTTACGAACACAAGGTCGTATATAGCCCAACAGGACCATGGAAGCCTGAAACATAGAACTCCAATACGTGCCGAGTGGAAGAACGCTTCCGATACATAAGAGACACATGCAGGTGAACCACTTATCCATGAATTtttgcaaaatgtgaaaaggaacAAAGAATCACGCTCAAGGCCTATAACTTCAATATCGCATTGAAGATGGTGATGCTTAGGTGAACATGTCAATTTTCACATCTCGAATGATAAACTGAGGTGAAAAGTTACATGCGCGCATCTAACATCTATCTGCGGAAGACATATTAATCAAAAGTTACGTGATCCTGCTGTATGTGTATCCTTAAGGAAGCACATCTACCATAATACAGGATTTAAAAGACCGATCTTTTATCCCTccagaaaaggagaaaatggtGGAGTTTCTGTGCCGGAATTGTAATCTCCCAGAATAGAAAAACAAGAATCTAATGAAGTCCTCATCGATCTCATCAGCATCACGCGAACGACACAGAATGTTTCAAAGGGCCAATAGCAATACTGATTCTATGAATTGCTTAGGAAAACCTTTTATTTCGAGTCTCCAATTTGGGACGAGACTATCGACTATCCTTATTACAGTGACGAATTCAGTTACTTGTGTGCATGTTCTAATAActtaagaaaggaaaacaaaagggatTTCATGTCCTGTAGTAAATGATCGACAAGAGTTCAACTTAGACCAACAACTAACAATTGAGATCGTCAGAGTGT from Rhodamnia argentea isolate NSW1041297 chromosome 2, ASM2092103v1, whole genome shotgun sequence encodes the following:
- the LOC115750744 gene encoding tryptophan aminotransferase-related protein 3-like — its product is MARSESAIYKLCLVGSLIVNLFFGVSLYVGRRAAWKCRSDEVNIRGSLSWSGRAAAEAESAAAEECSGHGRAYLDGMVVDGRPVCECHTCYGGPDCSLFLPSCSANADGGDPLFLEPFWKQHAESSAVVVAGWHRMSYSFSDQTTLSKELESLLRKLHSLVGNAITDGKHILFGGGSTQLLAAAVHALSPGNSSLPASVVASIPYYALYQMQTEFFDSAGCSFQGDTARWNNATNTTRDIIEFVTAPNNPDGQLNEAVLHGPNVKTIYDRAYYWPHFTGIPSPADEDLTIFTISKLTGHAGSRFGWAFVRNEEVYQRMYMYLELNTIGVSRDTQLRALKLLKVLIEDGGREIFEFGYKTMTKRWERLRKALSMSKRFSLQKIPPENCTFFQKVRDPTPAYAWVKCEREEDRNCLEILNAAKILGRGGSVFHDDDRYTRLSLIRSDDDFDLLISRLEKLVSGEDGAKTM